From one Lolium rigidum isolate FL_2022 chromosome 4, APGP_CSIRO_Lrig_0.1, whole genome shotgun sequence genomic stretch:
- the LOC124705714 gene encoding alpha-galactosidase-like isoform X3 gives MARASLLLALLAVAATAVAGGRVPGPPGTATGPPLAAYGGNASSVVRRRAAENGLGRTPQMGWNSWNHFACQINEEIIRETADALINTGLAKLGYKYVNIDDCWAEQNRDYQGNMVPHRQTFPSGIKALADYVHAKGLKLGVYSDAGTQTCSLRMPGSLDHEEQDVKTFSSWGVDYLKYDNCNNGGRNVVERYTKMSNAIKKYGKNIFFSLCEWGDNNPATWAGGMGNSWRTTGDIADNWNSMTSRADQNDKWASYAGPGGWNDPDMLEVGNGGMTEAEYRSHFSIWALAKAPLLIGCDVRSMSQATKNIISNSEVIAVNQDSLGVQGKKVQSSNGLEVWAGPLSGNRKAVVLWNRQGYQATITAYWSSVGLPASATVTARDLWAHSSSSAQGQISASVAPHDCKMYILTPK, from the exons ATGGCGCGCGCCTCGCTGCTGCTCGCGCTGCTcgccgtggcggcgacggcggtggccggAGGAAGGGTGCCCGGCCCGCCCGGGACGGCGACGGGCCCGCCCCTGGCGGCGTACGGGGGGAACGCGTCGTCGGTTGTgcggcggagggcggcggagaaCGGGCTCGGCAGGACGCCGCAGATGGG GTGGAACAGCTGGAACCATTTCGCCTGCCAGATCAACGAGGAGATCATCAGGGAGACAG CTGATGCACTGATCAACACTGGTCTGGCGAAGTTGGGGTATAAATATGTCAACATAG ACGATTGCTGGGCAGAACAAAACAGGGATTACCAG GGTAACATGGTTCCACATAGGCAAACATTCCCCTCTGGCATCAAGGCGCTTGCAGATTATGTGCACGCAAAAGGGCTGAAGCTTGGTGTTTACAGTGATGCTGG GACACAAACGTGCAGTCTCAGAATGCCAGGATCACTAGATCATGAAGAGCAAGATGTGAAAACTTTCTCATCTTGG GGAGTTGATTATCTGAAGTACGACAACTGCAATAATGGTGGCAGGAATGTGGTGGAAAG ATATACTAAGATGAGCAACGCCATCAAGAAATACGGGAAGAACATCTTCTTCTCACTCTGTGAATG GGGAGACAACAACCCTGCTACATGGGCAGGTGGCATGGGTAATAGCTGGAGGACAACTGGTGACATCGCCGACAACTGGAACAG CATGACATCCCGTGCGGACCAGAATGATAAATGGGCCTCCTACGCCGGACCTGGTGGATGGAACG ATCCTGACATGCTTGAAGTTGGGAATGGTGGGATGACTGAAGCTGAGTACCGCTCGCACTTCAGCATCTGGGCACTTGCTAAG GCTCCACTTCTGATAGGGTGCGATGTGCGCTCCATGAGCCAGGCGACAAAGAACATAATCAGCAACTCGGAGGTCATCGCCGTCAACCAAG ACAGCCTAGGCGTCCAGGGAAAGAAGGTGCAATCTAGTAATGGTTTGGAG GTATGGGCCGGTCCGCTCAGTGGCAACAGGAAAGCCGTGGTTCTATGGAACAGGCAGGGGTACCAGGCAACCATCACTGCATACTGGTCAAGCGTTGGGCTCCCTGCATCCGCCACTGTCACTGCCCGTGATCTATGGGCG CACTCGTCATCCTCCGCTCAGGGGCAAATATCCGCCTCAGTGGCGCCTCATGACTGCAAGATGTACATCCTCACACCCAAGTAA
- the LOC124705715 gene encoding uncharacterized protein LOC124705715 has protein sequence MIIFLPRSILLQTICHRRNSSTSQMALGMHRWPLYMAVTTTSHCGHHQNNNRHLAVHLDLMRHLRHASTVSMETATMGIIHNNFLPLTHLPMAHSQAMATSNSSGNSLPLLWRSLLVHLGNIHLLRCSVSQHLMR, from the exons ATGATCATATTTCTTCCCAGGTCCATCCTGTTGCAAACAATCTG CCACCGCAGAAATTCTTCAACAAGCCAGATGGCCCTGGGTATGCATCGTTGGCCCCTGTACATGGCTGTCACAACTACCAGCCACTGTGGCCACCATCAAAACAACAATCGACACCTAGCAGTGCATTTGGACCTCATGAG GCACCTTCGTCACGCTTCAACAGTTTCAATGGAGACAGCTACCATGGGTATTATTCACAACAACTTTCTGCCCCTAACTCATTTGCCTATGGCGCATTCACAGGCTATGGCAACATCCAACAGCAGTGGCAACAGCTTACCCCTACTCTGGAGAAGCCTATTGGTACATCTTGGCAACATCCACCTCCTCCGGTGCAGCGTCAGCCAACACCTCATGAGGTAA